One Drechmeria coniospora strain ARSEF 6962 chromosome 01, whole genome shotgun sequence genomic region harbors:
- a CDS encoding DUF1760-domain-containing protein yields MATMEETTRRLKESRPPATDRFTYLTIMEKSLSPEILPTLEEILEDVELTSDIGWDLVEMLIPLAGSENCLETIARLGNPREVILKVLQVMDTTAGEGGDGAEGNRAFVTLCGMLGILHGRLQVKEPSRFLHTTLDTVYRSYDPTSAETTAAVIALVRSLSGQKRPLLPSRPSSTRPETAFRESDPARSAPDPEADASDKVGADEPELARLLLQSFVSCVIEAYVNSNNMEWAARLLEYTYPERIVQGRMTMMQAFKETDELGARDALVGQLVAAAGDVGLSRVPFSKLKEAVDGPVCKEPLAMDFDPQRPQDVKPSTGGLICLVAYCIFAADVFDADQPLPEMHLFPDHDLLMKQFLGDDEDPQAQVSENPGTVEALVAVAIWLHGREHLTAGAGTEANFMSYHHTLTLVSVFHPNVRVRNAATVVAGLVLHADPDEEDRLGILEDLLENCMFSSLQACAVTWLREEIIAARKAESKGRFNSPDCLEALQYTLFPSLTHLKEADTAALMDFWGQTAPLLLQAANFALFLYGGTEYGNIAPAGMAAAIEHRYVEPLQQAAKSLSAEVAKEGLEAQTADPEMLMQLGILSDTLSRVPLQ; encoded by the exons atggcgacgatggaggaaACGACCAGGCGGCTCAAGgagtcgaggccgccggcgacggacagGTTCACCTACCTCACCATCATGGAAAAGTCGCTCTCCCCGGAGATTCTCCCGACGCTCGAGGAGATactcgaggacgtcgagctgACGAGCGACATCGGCTGGGACCTGGTCGAGATGCTCATCCCCCTCGCGGGCAGCGAAAACTGCCTCGAGACCATCGCCCGGCTCGGCAACCCGCGCGAGGTGATACTCAAGGTGCTGCAGGTCATGGAcacgacggcgggcgagggcggcgacggcgccgagggcaacAGGGCCTTCGTCACGCTCTGCGGCATGCTCGGCATCCTGCACGGCCGGCTCCAGGTCAAGGAGCCGTCGCGCTTCCTGCACACGACGCTCGACACCGTCTACAGGTCGTACGATCCGACGAgcgcggagacgacggcggccgtcatcgccctcgtccgctcTCTGTCGGGCCAGAAGCGCCCcctgctgccgtcgaggccgtcgagcacgaggccGGAGACGGCCTTCCGCGAGAGCGACCCGGCGAGGAGCGCGCCGGACCCCGAGGCGGACGCATCGGAcaaggtcggcgccgacgagcccgagCTGGCCAGGCTGCTGCTCCAGTCGTTTGTGAGCTGCGTCATCGAGGCCTACGTCAACTCGAACAACATGGAGTGGGCCGCGAGGCTGCTCGAGTACACGTACCCGGAGCGCATCGTCCAGGGccggatgacgatgatgcaGGCCTTcaaggagacggacgagctcggcgcgaGGGATGCCCTGGTCGGCCAGCTTGTC gccgccgccggagacgTCGGCCTGTCCCGGGTGCCCTTCTCGAAGCTCaaggaagccgtcgacggccccgtCTGCAAGGAGCCGCTGGCCATGGACTTTGACCCGCAAAGGCCGCAGGACGTGAAGCCGTCGACAGGCGGGCTCATCTGCCTCGTGGCCTACTgcatcttcgccgccgacgtcttcgacgccgaccaGCCGCTGCCGGAGATGCACCTCTTCCCCGACCACGACCTGCTGATGAAGCAGTTCctcggagacgacgaggacccgCAGGCCCAGGTGTCGGAGAACCCCGGGACGGTGGaggcgctcgtcgccgtggccatcTGGCTGCACGGCCGCGAGCACCtgacggccggcgccggcaccgaggccAACTTCATGTCCTACCACCacaccctcaccctcgtctccgtcttcCACCCCAACGTGCGGGTCCGCaacgccgccaccgtcgtcgccggcctcgtcctgcACGCCGaccccgacgaggaggacaggctcggcatcctcgaggaCCTGCTCGAGAACTGCATGTTCTCGTCCCTGCAGGCCTGCGCCGTCACCTGGCTGCGGGAGGAGATCAtcgcggcgaggaaggccgAGTCCAAGGGTCGCTTCAACAGCCCCGACTGCCTCGAGGCGCTGCAGTACACCCTGTTCCCCAGCCTCACCCACCTCAAGGAGGCCGACACGGCCGCGCTGATGGACTTTTGGGGCCAGACGGCACCGCTGCTCCTGCAGGCGGCCAACTTTGCGCTGTTCCTGTACGGGGGCACCGAGTACGGAAACATCGCGCCGGccggcatggcggcggccatcgaGCACCGATACGTCGAGCCGCTGCAGCAAGCGGCCAAGTCGTtgtcggccgaggtggcgaaGGAGGGCCTGGAAGCGCAAACGGCCGACCCGGAGATGCTGATGCAGCTCGGCATCCTGTCGGACACGCTCTCGAGGGTGCCTCTGCAGTAG